TTGCAGACTCCAATCCGGACTACGACGTACTTTATGAGGTCCGCTTGCTCTCGCGAGGTCGCTTCTCTTTGTATACGCCATTGTAGCACGTGTGTAGCCCTACTCGTAAGGGCCATGATGACTTGACGTCATCCCCACCTTCCTCCAGTTTATCACTGGCAGTCTCCTTTGAGTTCCCGGCCGAACCGCTGGCAACAAAGGATAAGGGTTGCGCTCGTTGCGGGACTTAACCCAACATTTCACAACACGAGCTGACGACAGCCATGCAGCACCTGTCTCAGAGTTCCCGAAGGCACCAATCCATCTCTGGAAAGTTCTCTGGATGTCAAGAGTAGGTAAGGTTCTTCGCGTTGCATCGAATTAAACCACATGCTCCACCGCTTGTGCGGGCCCCCGTCAATTCATTTGAGTTTTAACCTTGCGGCCGTACTCCCCAGGCGGTCGATTTAACGCGTTAGCTCCGGAAGCCACGCCTCAAGGGCACAACCTCCAAATCGACATCGTTTACAGCGTGGACTACCAGGGTATCTAATCCTGTTTGCTCCCCACGCTTTCGCACCTGAGCGTCAGTCTTCGTCCAGGGGGCCGCCTTCGCCACCGGTATTCCTCCAGATCTCTACGCATTTCACCGCTACACCTGGAATTCTACCCCCCTCTACGAGACTCTAGCTTGCCAGTTTCAAATGCAGTTCCCAGGTTGAGCCCGGGGATTTCACATCTGACTTAACAAACCGCCTGCGTGCGCTTTACGCCCAGTAATTCCGATTAACGCTTGCACCCTCCGTATTACCGCGGCTGCTGGCACGGAGTTAGCCGGTGCTTCTTCTGCGAGTAACGTCAATTGATGAACGTATTAAGTTCACCACCTTCCTCCTCGCTGAAAGTGCTTTACAACCCGAAGGCCTTCTTCACACACGCGGCATGGCTGCATCAGGCTTGCGCCCATTGTGCAATATTCCCCACTGCTGCCTCCCGTAGGAGTCTGGACCGTGTCTCAGTTCCAGTGTGGCTGGTCATCCTCTCAGACCAGCTAGGGATCGTCGCCTAGGTGAGCCATTACCCCACCTACTAGCTAATCCCATCTGGGCACATCTGATGGCAAGAGGCCCGAAGGTCCCCCTCTTTGGTCTTGCAACGTTATGCGGTATTAGCTACCGTTTCCAGTAGTTATCCCCCTCCATCAGGCAGTTTCCCAGACATTACTCACCCGTCCGCCGCTCGTCACCCGGGGAGCAAGCTCCCCTGTGCTACCGCTCGACTTGCATGTGTTAAGCCTGCCGCCAGCGTTCAATCTGAGCCATGATCAAACTCTTCAATTAAAAGCTTGATGTGCTTCCACTCGAGAAGCGATGCTCAAAGATTTACTGCATGAATTTTACTTCAGTTAGTCACTCTTCAAGACTTGATATTTTTTTGCATCCGAAGATGCTGGATATCGTCTTGTGGAGTGCCCACACAGATTGTCTGATAAATTGTTAAAGAGCAGTGCCGAGAAACTCATCGGCGCGGGCTGCGTATACTACGCTTTTCGCCCGGAGAGTCAAGCGTTTGTTTCGCTTTCTTCTCGCTGACCCGGCGGCTTGTCAGTCGTTGTTCCCGGTCAGTGGAGGCGCATTATAGGGAGTTCTCGGCAGGCCGCAACCCCTAATTGCAAAAAACTTTTCAAGCGCGGTTTTTTTCAACAAAAGGGCAAAAAAGCGGCGAATTAATGTCACTTTTTCAGGCAAACAGCCATAAAAGCTGGCGATCACTGGAGTAAAATAGAAATAACGATGTCAGTAAGGACCCGCAGCCATGCCGTTAAATGCACAACAACAGGCCGCCCAACGCAATCTTTCTTATCTGCTTGCAGAAAAACTCGGCCAACAAATTCTGGCAGGCGATTATCAGGCCGGCAGCATCCTGCCTGGTGAAATGGAACTGGGCGAGCAATTCGGCGTCAGCCGCACCGCGGTGCGCGAAGCGGTAAAGATGTTAGCCGCCAAAGGCATGTTGTTGCCGCGCCCGCGCATTGGCACCCGCGTGATGCCGCAAAGCCAATGGAATTTCCTCGATCAAGATTTACTGACCTGGTGGATGACGCGGGAAAACTTCGATCAGGTGATGCAACACTTCCTTATCTTGCGCACCTCGCTGGAGCCGCAGGCCTGCGCGTTGGCGGCAAACCACGCCAGCCCGCAGCAAACCAAGTTGCTGGCGGGGCTGATGGCGGAAATGCGCGCGCTGCATACCCAGTTTGATCGCGAGCGTTGGATCCAGGTCGATACCCAATTCCACCAGCTTATCTACGAGGCCAGCGGCAACCCGTTCCTGACCTCGTTCGCCAACCTGTTCAGTTCGGTGTACCAAAGCTACTTCCGCGCCATCACCGGCAATGAAGTGATCAAGCTGCGCCATCATCAGGCTATCGTCGATGCGATACTCGCCGGAGACAGCGCCGGCGCGCTTGTCGCCTGCCAGGTGCTGCTGAAAGAGAAAGACTAGACACGCTCCCCGCTTATATATAGAAGAAAGAGACGAGGGACAGACGACCATTTAACCAGGACCGACCATGACCCAATCCGCGCGCAGTATGGCAGGACTACCGTGGATCGCCGCAATGGCGTTCTTTATGCAGGCGCTGGACGCCACTATCCTCAACACCGCGCTGCCGGCGATCGCCCAAAGCCTGGGGCGTTCGCCGCTGGCGATGCAATCGGCCGTCATCAGCTACACGCTGACGGTGGCGATGCTGATCCCGGTCAGCGGCTGGCTGGCGGATCGCTTCGGCACCCGGCGCGTGTTCATCTTCGCCGTCACGTTATTCACCCTCGGTTCGCTGCTGTGCGCCTTGTCTCCTACGTTGAGCGTGCTGGTCGCCTCTCGCGTGCTGCAGGGCATCGGCGGCGCGATGATGATGCCGGTCGCGCGATTGGCGCTGCTGCGCGCCTACCCGCGCAGCGAACTGCTGCCGGTGCTGAACTTCGTCACCATGCCCGGCCTGGTCGGGCCGATTCTCGGGCCGCTGCTGGGCGGCTGGCTGGTAACCTACGCCACCTGGCACTGGATTTTCCTGATCAATATCCCTATCGGTCTGCTCGGCATCT
Above is a window of Serratia nematodiphila DZ0503SBS1 DNA encoding:
- a CDS encoding FadR/GntR family transcriptional regulator; this translates as MPLNAQQQAAQRNLSYLLAEKLGQQILAGDYQAGSILPGEMELGEQFGVSRTAVREAVKMLAAKGMLLPRPRIGTRVMPQSQWNFLDQDLLTWWMTRENFDQVMQHFLILRTSLEPQACALAANHASPQQTKLLAGLMAEMRALHTQFDRERWIQVDTQFHQLIYEASGNPFLTSFANLFSSVYQSYFRAITGNEVIKLRHHQAIVDAILAGDSAGALVACQVLLKEKD